In one Desulfatiglans sp. genomic region, the following are encoded:
- a CDS encoding arginine N-succinyltransferase translates to MLIALIIFGVVIVTAIVTVWLTMMFLFPKEFRPVKLSEREKITLEQKISRLDTTGISDRVGRENKKTKPEKPVKPEKYSEEGAAREIRFTEREINGLIANNTDLASRLAIELSDDLASAKLLIPMEPDFPIVGGKTLKITAGLELKYVNGKPVIALRGVSLMGVPMPNAWLGNLKNVDLVKEFGSEAGFWKFFSEGIEYIRVKDGKITVRLRE, encoded by the coding sequence CTGTTAATTGCCCTTATTATTTTTGGTGTTGTCATTGTAACCGCAATCGTTACTGTATGGCTGACCATGATGTTCCTCTTTCCAAAGGAGTTCAGGCCTGTAAAGCTGAGCGAGCGTGAAAAAATAACCCTTGAGCAAAAGATATCCAGACTTGACACAACAGGGATATCTGACAGAGTTGGTAGAGAAAATAAAAAAACCAAACCTGAAAAACCGGTAAAACCGGAGAAATACAGCGAAGAAGGGGCAGCAAGGGAGATAAGGTTTACCGAGCGAGAGATAAATGGCCTTATAGCCAATAACACTGACCTTGCCTCAAGGCTTGCAATAGAATTGTCTGATGACCTTGCCAGCGCAAAGCTCCTGATCCCAATGGAGCCGGATTTTCCGATCGTTGGCGGTAAAACCCTGAAAATAACAGCAGGTCTTGAACTTAAATATGTAAATGGTAAACCTGTTATTGCCTTAAGAGGCGTAAGCCTCATGGGTGTGCCAATGCCAAATGCCTGGCTTGGAAATTTAAAGAATGTTGACCTGGTAAAGGAGTTTGGTAGTGAGGCTGGTTTCTGGAAGTTCTTTTCAGAAGGTATAGAGTATATACGTGTTAAAGATGGGAAGATTACAGTAAGGCTCAGAGAATAA
- a CDS encoding PEP-CTERM sorting domain-containing protein produces the protein MNYLTNKAAAQVAIWETIFDFNDTNLSSGFFQSAYLPTTVNGILSNSINYMDTNNWWLAVSPGLLYGDTFIGLDEGQGGQNYLVRMPAPVPEPATMLLLGAGLIGLAGFGRKKLLK, from the coding sequence ATGAATTATTTAACTAATAAAGCCGCTGCCCAGGTAGCAATATGGGAAACTATATTTGATTTTAATGATACCAATTTATCTAGCGGTTTTTTCCAGTCAGCTTATCTTCCAACAACTGTAAATGGCATACTAAGTAATAGTATCAATTATATGGACACAAATAACTGGTGGCTTGCTGTAAGTCCAGGGTTGCTATATGGCGATACATTTATCGGGCTTGATGAAGGACAAGGCGGACAGAACTACCTGGTAAGGATGCCAGCCCCAGTTCCCGAACCCGCTACAATGCTTCTTCTTGGCGCAGGCTTAATAGGTCTTGCGGGTTTTGGACGTAAAAAACTCCTCAAATAG
- a CDS encoding GTP-binding protein, whose amino-acid sequence MKIIILGGFLGSGKTTVLLQFARYLVNMEQATKNQIKVAIIENEVGEVGVDDKVIANEGFSVNNLFSGCACCSLAGDLIYSIRNIEENLGPEWLIIEATGIAHPGSIKNIISKRLEIPSYILTVADAKRWKRLARAMETFVSGQLEESSKVLLNKADLVTDDELEEVKKSIASYNSGVEIISTNAKDVLPDHLWERLVVEVKGLYGVN is encoded by the coding sequence TTGAAAATAATTATTCTGGGAGGATTCTTAGGTTCAGGCAAGACGACTGTTTTACTACAGTTTGCCAGGTACCTTGTTAATATGGAGCAGGCGACCAAAAATCAGATAAAGGTTGCTATTATAGAAAACGAAGTGGGTGAAGTGGGCGTCGATGACAAGGTGATCGCCAATGAGGGATTTTCTGTAAATAACCTCTTTTCCGGCTGCGCATGCTGCTCACTCGCAGGCGACCTTATTTACAGCATAAGAAACATAGAGGAAAACCTCGGCCCTGAATGGCTGATCATAGAGGCAACAGGCATAGCACACCCAGGCAGCATAAAAAACATCATTTCAAAAAGGCTTGAGATTCCTTCCTACATATTGACTGTAGCGGATGCAAAGAGATGGAAAAGGCTTGCAAGGGCAATGGAGACATTTGTTTCCGGTCAGTTGGAAGAGAGTTCAAAGGTGCTCTTGAACAAGGCTGATCTTGTAACTGATGATGAGCTGGAAGAGGTTAAGAAAAGCATCGCGAGTTATAACAGCGGGGTTGAGATCATATCTACAAACGCAAAGGATGTGTTGCCGGATCACCTGTGGGAAAGGCTGGTAGTTGAGGTAAAAGGGCTGTATGGAGTTAATTAA
- a CDS encoding glucose 1-dehydrogenase: MNFNMNNKIALVTGAGSGIGRAIAIAFGEHGAHVIVADISQKLADETVNLITAKGGKAVFRHCDVSKSEDVKNLIENVVKDYGHLDYAVNNTGIHNPDVEFLPDADEDLWDRIISVNLKGVFLCMKYETKVMLERGCGVIVNIASMSGLLGEPGSYAYVASKHGIMGLTKTAAYEFADKGIRINAVCPAAVDTPGMAEAPPEFRQKYTDSNPMKRMARPEEVAGAVMWLCSDIAGFVTGTGLVIDGGVSTV, encoded by the coding sequence ATGAACTTTAATATGAATAATAAGATTGCCCTTGTAACTGGGGCCGGGTCAGGCATTGGAAGGGCTATAGCCATTGCATTTGGTGAACATGGGGCTCATGTAATAGTAGCCGATATCTCACAAAAGTTAGCAGATGAAACAGTCAACCTCATTACCGCAAAGGGTGGCAAAGCGGTATTCAGGCACTGTGATGTCTCGAAATCTGAGGATGTTAAGAATCTCATAGAAAATGTTGTTAAAGATTATGGTCATCTGGATTATGCTGTTAACAATACAGGAATTCATAACCCAGATGTTGAGTTTCTGCCTGATGCAGATGAAGACCTCTGGGACAGGATAATTTCAGTAAATCTCAAGGGTGTGTTTCTCTGTATGAAATACGAAACGAAAGTCATGCTGGAGCGTGGATGCGGGGTTATTGTTAATATAGCCTCCATGTCTGGCCTATTAGGTGAACCTGGGTCATACGCCTATGTGGCATCAAAGCATGGGATTATGGGGCTGACAAAGACCGCGGCATATGAATTTGCAGACAAGGGTATCCGCATCAATGCGGTATGCCCTGCTGCGGTTGATACACCGGGTATGGCAGAAGCGCCGCCGGAATTTAGACAGAAGTATACAGATTCAAACCCTATGAAAAGAATGGCAAGGCCGGAAGAGGTCGCAGGGGCGGTTATGTGGCTCTGCTCTGATATAGCAGGGTTTGTAACTGGTACAGGATTAGTGATTGACGGTGGGGTTAGTACAGTATAA
- a CDS encoding FAD-binding protein, with translation MEYIDEIIKIVGDKNIFTDRVECLCYSRDMSVHQGIPDAIVFPSTTEQVSAIMKLASEHKIPVVPRGTGTSVTGAVLAIKGGLILDLHLMNNIIEINKKDFYARVETGVICDNLNKVLAEDNLMFPPNPGSEVIATIGGMVSTNASGHRAVKYGTTRDYIKGLKVVLADGRIIETGTIAPKSSLGYDLTHLFSAAEGTLGIITEITVKIMPKPEYSALAMAIFGSINAAVEAVTEISTSGIKLAACEIMDNFALKAVEKALGRDTSKIEAMLLMEADGAEPVVKRDMARMEEICKGHDGMEFTWSDDPVKREEMMKARGGLVPTLSRIKPGNRMISITEDLGVPSTRIPETIKKAQAISKKYEILITSFGHVGDGNIHTTFVADVRSRDDWNRVKGASEELFNAVLEAGGTITAEHGTGLARAPHIERQLGEGLNVMRSIKKALDPLNILNPGKMNLDDGAIPGIFDHFAYKQFMENPDAVDSYGSDTDNELLGCIQCGYCRMGCPTFNVTHRESRNARGRNTLAYYLMTGEEKPSKEMAEAFYTCATCQTCTYYCPALIKVDDIVQGAREKLFREGFGSEAVIALRKNIFSNENVYGSPKEERIEVYPPALLEIAEGGALKETAETLLFMGCVPSYSDTEMVPSLLKPLDAAKVDYTVLGENEGCCGLPLYLMGAAGDFNAHMQKMIQRIKKTGVKELVTPCAGCYKAFKKLYAKSSDFDLEVYHSVHYLEKLIREKRIKLKEGFTKRITYHDPCDLGRSFKIFDEPRNIINSIPDVNFVEMERNRLLSRCCGGGGLIMANDHNLAKDVATVRVRDALDVNAELIITGCAACKDNLTKGARAIPKEKRRNIKVIDITELVAQLMVE, from the coding sequence ATGGAATATATAGATGAAATAATAAAAATAGTCGGCGATAAAAATATCTTCACTGACCGCGTAGAGTGTCTTTGCTATTCACGCGACATGTCTGTGCATCAGGGTATCCCTGATGCCATTGTGTTTCCATCTACCACAGAGCAGGTCTCTGCAATCATGAAACTTGCCTCGGAACATAAGATACCTGTTGTGCCAAGGGGCACAGGCACAAGCGTTACAGGGGCAGTGCTTGCCATAAAGGGCGGGCTGATCCTTGATCTCCACCTCATGAATAATATCATCGAGATCAACAAGAAGGATTTTTACGCACGCGTTGAGACAGGTGTAATATGTGATAACCTGAATAAGGTGCTTGCAGAGGATAATCTCATGTTCCCTCCAAACCCGGGAAGCGAGGTTATTGCAACCATAGGAGGCATGGTATCTACTAACGCGAGCGGTCACAGGGCGGTTAAATATGGCACCACCCGCGACTATATAAAGGGCTTAAAGGTGGTACTCGCTGATGGCAGGATTATAGAGACAGGCACGATCGCCCCCAAGTCATCACTTGGCTATGACCTTACCCACCTCTTTTCTGCGGCTGAAGGAACCCTGGGAATCATCACCGAGATAACAGTTAAAATAATGCCAAAGCCTGAATACAGCGCACTTGCAATGGCCATATTCGGCAGTATCAATGCTGCTGTTGAGGCGGTTACTGAGATCTCCACATCAGGGATAAAACTTGCCGCATGCGAGATCATGGACAACTTTGCACTCAAGGCTGTAGAAAAGGCGCTTGGCAGGGATACCAGCAAAATAGAGGCAATGCTGCTTATGGAGGCGGATGGTGCTGAGCCTGTGGTTAAAAGGGATATGGCCCGTATGGAAGAGATATGCAAGGGCCATGATGGTATGGAATTCACATGGAGTGATGACCCCGTAAAAAGGGAAGAGATGATGAAGGCAAGGGGCGGGCTGGTGCCTACTCTGTCGCGTATCAAACCGGGAAACCGTATGATCTCCATTACAGAAGACCTTGGCGTACCATCCACGCGTATCCCTGAAACAATTAAAAAGGCACAGGCAATATCAAAGAAGTACGAGATACTTATTACATCATTCGGCCATGTGGGTGATGGAAATATCCACACCACCTTTGTGGCGGATGTAAGAAGCAGGGATGACTGGAACAGGGTTAAGGGTGCATCTGAAGAGCTTTTTAATGCAGTGCTGGAGGCAGGCGGTACAATCACTGCCGAGCATGGCACTGGTCTTGCGCGGGCCCCCCACATAGAAAGGCAACTGGGCGAGGGGCTTAATGTAATGCGGAGTATTAAAAAGGCGCTTGATCCGCTTAACATATTGAATCCAGGCAAGATGAACCTTGATGATGGCGCAATACCGGGTATCTTTGACCATTTTGCATATAAGCAGTTCATGGAAAACCCTGATGCTGTAGATTCCTATGGCTCTGATACTGATAATGAGCTCCTGGGTTGTATTCAGTGCGGTTACTGCCGTATGGGGTGCCCCACCTTTAACGTTACACACAGAGAGTCAAGAAACGCCAGGGGCCGCAACACGCTGGCCTATTATCTTATGACAGGGGAGGAAAAGCCATCAAAGGAGATGGCAGAGGCATTTTATACCTGTGCCACGTGCCAGACATGTACCTATTACTGCCCGGCCCTCATTAAGGTGGATGACATTGTACAGGGCGCAAGGGAAAAATTGTTCAGGGAGGGCTTTGGGTCAGAAGCTGTTATTGCTCTAAGAAAAAATATCTTCTCAAACGAGAATGTTTACGGCAGCCCGAAAGAGGAGAGGATAGAGGTATATCCCCCTGCGCTTCTTGAGATAGCAGAAGGGGGTGCGTTAAAAGAAACAGCAGAGACACTCCTCTTTATGGGGTGTGTGCCAAGCTATTCTGATACAGAGATGGTGCCCAGCCTTTTGAAGCCCCTTGATGCAGCAAAGGTTGATTACACAGTGCTTGGTGAAAACGAGGGGTGCTGCGGCCTTCCCCTTTATCTGATGGGGGCGGCTGGTGACTTCAATGCCCATATGCAGAAGATGATCCAGAGAATAAAAAAGACAGGGGTAAAGGAGCTGGTGACGCCATGTGCAGGATGTTACAAGGCATTTAAAAAACTATATGCGAAAAGTAGTGACTTTGATCTGGAGGTATACCACTCTGTCCACTACCTTGAAAAACTGATAAGGGAGAAGAGAATAAAACTCAAAGAGGGTTTTACAAAGAGGATAACATACCATGACCCGTGCGACCTCGGGAGGTCTTTTAAGATATTTGATGAGCCACGGAACATAATCAACAGTATCCCCGATGTTAATTTTGTTGAGATGGAGAGAAACAGGCTCCTATCACGTTGCTGCGGTGGTGGAGGGCTTATCATGGCAAATGACCATAATCTTGCAAA